The Fibrobacter sp. UWB5 genome has a window encoding:
- the tig gene encoding trigger factor has translation MSVEIKETSATVRTLEITIPQADLTAPFDHKLAQYKKQVSMKGFRQGMVPKAMILKQFGGAIRQEAVDEVVNKLVQEALKNANIIPVGQMKVVDFKDDKENDIALKVEVEMDPEIDIKGYADTGITVPETAVHEEEVQAEYDRLVQMWSKDEHVDRAAKKGDVVVGNYIEVVIDGEKQELPENKEFRSLLGESASPGFDEGLTGATAGETKEINFKYPDDHKDERYRGKTAQFKVEVTDVREIVPPTMDEEFCKQIGVKDVEDLKNNLAEGLANQKQDAAKNKAINEAIDKIIEANPFEVPKARVYDLIKWTLNRNAQSEKDVVEPTEEQLNGLTPEAIREIKKHRILDFIATKEKIKPAQADVDERLKQMAAAYHVDFETLKGHFRQSGRINQLRDELRVQMAADFIVGIRPAAEETK, from the coding sequence ATGAGCGTAGAAATCAAAGAAACAAGCGCAACCGTGCGCACCCTCGAAATCACCATCCCGCAGGCAGACCTCACTGCCCCCTTCGATCATAAGCTTGCTCAGTACAAGAAGCAGGTGTCCATGAAGGGTTTCCGCCAGGGCATGGTGCCGAAGGCCATGATCCTCAAGCAGTTTGGCGGCGCTATCCGTCAGGAAGCTGTGGATGAAGTCGTGAACAAGCTCGTTCAGGAAGCGCTCAAGAACGCAAATATCATCCCGGTTGGCCAGATGAAGGTCGTCGACTTCAAGGACGACAAGGAAAACGACATCGCACTGAAGGTCGAAGTCGAAATGGACCCGGAAATCGACATCAAGGGCTACGCTGACACGGGCATCACCGTTCCGGAAACCGCCGTTCATGAAGAAGAAGTCCAGGCCGAATACGACCGCCTGGTTCAGATGTGGAGCAAGGACGAACATGTTGACCGCGCTGCCAAGAAGGGTGACGTGGTCGTTGGCAACTACATCGAAGTGGTGATCGACGGCGAAAAGCAGGAACTCCCGGAAAACAAGGAATTCCGTTCTCTCCTCGGCGAATCCGCCTCTCCGGGATTCGACGAAGGCCTCACCGGCGCAACCGCTGGCGAAACCAAGGAAATCAACTTCAAGTACCCGGATGACCACAAGGACGAACGCTATCGCGGCAAGACCGCCCAGTTCAAGGTCGAAGTTACCGACGTGCGCGAAATTGTTCCGCCGACCATGGACGAAGAATTCTGCAAGCAGATTGGCGTGAAGGACGTCGAAGACTTGAAGAACAACCTCGCCGAAGGCCTCGCTAACCAGAAGCAGGATGCTGCCAAGAACAAGGCTATCAACGAAGCTATCGACAAGATTATCGAAGCCAACCCGTTCGAAGTGCCGAAGGCTCGCGTCTATGACCTCATCAAGTGGACGCTGAACCGCAACGCCCAGAGCGAAAAGGACGTGGTGGAACCGACTGAAGAACAGCTGAACGGCCTCACTCCGGAAGCTATCCGCGAAATCAAGAAGCACCGCATTCTCGACTTCATCGCCACCAAGGAAAAGATTAAGCCGGCTCAGGCTGACGTCGACGAACGCCTGAAGCAGATGGCTGCCGCCTACCACGTGGACTTTGAAACCCTCAAGGGCCACTTCCGTCAGAGCGGCCGTATCAACCAGCTCCGTGATGAACTCCGCGTTCAGATGGCTGCCGACTTCATCGTCGGTATCCGCCCGGCTGCTGAAGAAACCAAGTAA
- a CDS encoding ATP-dependent Clp protease proteolytic subunit has translation MIIPTVIETTGRGERAYDIYSRLLKERIIFLGTPINDEVANNVMAQLIFLEYENPEKDITLYINSPGGYVSAGLAIYDTMQHVRPNIATICIGNCASMAAVLLAAGTKGKRYALPHSRIMLHQPSGAATGQSTDIQITAKEIVRTKETLAEIVAKHTGKSIDEVREKTDRDFYMGPEEAKAFGVIDEIFVPRKEGI, from the coding sequence ATGATCATCCCTACCGTCATTGAGACCACCGGACGCGGTGAACGCGCCTACGATATCTATTCCCGTCTCCTCAAGGAACGCATTATCTTCCTGGGCACGCCGATTAACGACGAAGTGGCGAACAACGTCATGGCCCAGTTGATTTTCCTTGAATACGAGAATCCGGAAAAGGATATCACGCTGTACATTAACAGCCCGGGTGGTTACGTGTCGGCAGGGCTTGCCATTTACGACACCATGCAGCATGTTCGCCCGAACATCGCGACCATCTGCATTGGTAACTGCGCTTCGATGGCTGCAGTGTTGCTTGCGGCAGGTACCAAGGGCAAGCGTTACGCGCTCCCGCATTCCCGCATTATGCTTCACCAGCCGTCTGGTGCTGCTACCGGTCAGTCGACCGATATCCAGATTACCGCGAAAGAAATCGTGCGCACCAAGGAAACCTTGGCTGAAATCGTTGCCAAGCATACCGGCAAGTCCATTGACGAAGTCCGCGAAAAGACTGACCGCGATTTCTATATGGGCCCCGAAGAAGCAAAGGCCTTCGGTGTCATCGACGAAATCTTTGTTCCGCGTAAAGAGGGCATTTAA
- the clpX gene encoding ATP-dependent Clp protease ATP-binding subunit ClpX — protein sequence MYRSGKNHPTVTCSFCGKPAERVEKMITGAGVQICSDCVAMCHRIIEEDRVRAKQESAAAEASSKPLPLPTEIKAHLDEYVIGQDQAKTALSVAVYNHYKRLRYKQAHPDAQEVEKSNLLLVGPTGSGKTLLAQTMARFLDVPFTIADATVLTEAGYVGEDVDSIIVRLLQAADYDVARAERGIIFIDEIDKIARKTANPSITRDVSGEGVQQGLLKLLEGTVAAVPPKGGRKHPEQPLVQVNTKNILFICGGAFETLDKIISRRVNTGGMGFGADIRSAEENSLSELFKLLEPDDLIQFGLIPEIVGRLPVAVALEELDEAALLNILTQPKNALVKQYKSLFEMDGIELKFEDDALREIVRETMVRKTGARGLRSVMEKTLQKAMFDMPGSGNKEFVVTAEIVKNGLNAPEKKTADKTVALDAGAETAKKTRKKAS from the coding sequence ATGTATCGTAGCGGGAAAAATCACCCGACGGTTACGTGTAGTTTTTGCGGCAAGCCCGCAGAACGCGTCGAGAAGATGATTACGGGCGCAGGCGTGCAGATTTGTAGCGACTGCGTTGCGATGTGCCACCGCATTATCGAAGAAGACCGCGTGCGTGCCAAGCAGGAATCTGCCGCTGCCGAAGCTTCCTCGAAACCGCTCCCGCTCCCGACCGAAATCAAGGCGCACCTGGACGAATACGTGATCGGCCAGGACCAGGCGAAGACCGCCCTTTCTGTGGCGGTGTACAACCACTACAAGCGCCTGCGCTACAAGCAGGCTCACCCCGATGCGCAAGAAGTCGAAAAGTCGAACTTGCTGTTGGTGGGTCCGACCGGTTCGGGCAAGACGCTCTTGGCCCAGACTATGGCGCGTTTCTTGGATGTGCCCTTTACTATTGCCGATGCGACCGTGCTGACTGAAGCCGGTTACGTGGGCGAAGACGTGGACAGCATCATTGTGCGCCTGTTGCAGGCTGCCGATTACGATGTGGCCCGCGCTGAACGCGGTATCATCTTTATCGATGAAATCGACAAGATTGCCCGTAAGACTGCCAACCCCTCCATTACTCGCGACGTGAGTGGCGAAGGCGTGCAGCAGGGGCTTTTGAAGCTTTTGGAAGGTACTGTTGCTGCCGTGCCGCCGAAGGGTGGCCGTAAGCACCCCGAACAGCCGCTGGTGCAGGTGAATACCAAGAACATTCTGTTCATTTGCGGTGGTGCCTTCGAAACGCTCGACAAGATTATTTCCCGCCGAGTGAATACAGGCGGCATGGGCTTCGGTGCCGACATCCGCAGCGCCGAAGAAAACTCGCTCAGCGAACTTTTCAAGCTCTTGGAACCCGATGACCTGATCCAGTTCGGTTTGATTCCTGAAATCGTGGGCCGCTTGCCTGTGGCTGTCGCCCTCGAAGAACTCGACGAAGCTGCGCTTCTGAATATTCTGACCCAGCCGAAGAACGCCCTCGTAAAGCAGTACAAGAGCTTGTTCGAAATGGACGGAATTGAGCTCAAGTTCGAAGACGATGCCCTCAGGGAAATTGTCCGCGAAACGATGGTCCGCAAGACAGGTGCCCGCGGGCTCCGCTCTGTGATGGAAAAGACCTTGCAGAAGGCCATGTTCGATATGCCGGGTTCTGGCAACAAGGAATTCGTGGTGACCGCCGAAATCGTGAAGAACGGTCTCAATGCCCCCGAAAAGAAGACTGCCGACAAGACGGTCGCTCTCGATGCCGGTGCCGAAACGGCAAAGAAAACCCGAAAAAAGGCTTCGTAG